Within the Anguilla anguilla isolate fAngAng1 chromosome 19, fAngAng1.pri, whole genome shotgun sequence genome, the region TACAACCCGCTGGTCTCACAAACACTGATCATCTATACAACCTGCTAGTCTCACAAATGCTGATCATCTGTACAACCTGCTTGTCTCACAAACGCTGATCATCTGTACAACCTGTTAGTCTCACAAATGCTGATTATCTGTACAACCTGCTTGTCTCACAAGTGCTGATCATCTGTACAACCCGCTGGTCTCACAAACGCTGATCATCGGTACAACCTGCTGGTCTCAAACGCTAATCATCTGTACAACCTGCTAGTCTCACAAACTCTGATCGTCTGTACAACCTGCTAGTCTCACAAACACTAATAATTTGTACAACCTGCTAGTTTCACTGCAGGTAAACTCATGGAGTGGCTGACTGAAAGCTAACTGCAGGTTAACatagctgagtgtgtgtgcatgtgtgcgtgcgcgtgcgcgcgtgtccCCCCTTCCTCTGGATGTATGTAGTTCGGCCTCCAGCTGGAGCTCCAGCACACACTGACATCATTTAGCCATTCCGTGCACCAGAAAACAGACAGACGGGGCCCCTCTTGCAACCAACTTCCCTCTCGGCCCGCTGTTCTCACATCCTGTGCATTTCACTGTGACATTGCACAACCGTTCCGCAGGAAGTGTCGACACTGAAAATTACTAATGGATTGACCAAAATGAACGCCGTGAGGAAGTGGTGTTCTGCAGGATAGATCAGAATGTATCTAGCGTCAGGTTCCTACAGGTCCGAATCATGTACACggatgcattattatttttttttttaggtactTATTTTGTAGCCTGGTGGTTCAGCGCAGGGATGCTCGAagctgttggttttcattctgTCCATCCATTCAGGGGATAATTTAGCCCTGGGACTCCAGACGAGTGGGGATTTCTGGCCAGTTGGTGACATAAATCAATCGATTGGCTGTCAGGTCGAAAAGAAGTACCAGCCGCACCAATGGAGTACCCTCGTTTTCGGGATCGGTCAGAGAGCCAGACAGATGTCTACGTGCGCCCTTCCCTCCGTCCCTCTGACCAGTCAGATTTGCTGACGTGTTCCGTTTTCTCCGCAGCTACCTGAACGACCTGGACAGGATATCCCACGCCACCTACATCCCCACGCAGCAGGACGTCCTGCGGACCCGGGTCAAGACCACCGGCATCGTGGAGACGCACTTCACCTTCAAGGACCTGCACTTCAAGTATGTTTGTTAGCATATGTTAGCATATGTTGGCGTATGTTAGCATGTAAAGTACAGCTACACCCCACAGTCTTAACAGTCTTGAGAGCTGAACCATAAGCTAACTCTATCCCCCTCGAGCACCGGTGGTTTATTTTTAgctttcaatttctttttttaaaataaataaatctatttttaaattttgctcATTTGGCAGACCGCCTTTTCCAAAGCAAAGAGTGTGCTGACATTGTGTTGAGTGAACATCATGATGGGAATGCAAAAATAAGGCCAAAGCTACTGAAAGACCAGTAGAAACTATCAGCATTCCTTCGgttaaaattaaatgataaagtTTGTTCATTTGGCTAGCGATGCTTATGCTAACGCCGGGCTATGATTATTCCTGAAATACAGATTTTCAGACCCTAAAAATCTCAAAGGCAAAGAGGTCTTAGATCAAAAAGCTCAGAACCTCAAGGGCGTCCTCATAGGCGATGGCTTTTTATGTTCCAACTATGAAGTGAAATGCTGCTGGCCCCAAAATCGGGGTCTGAAAATGGGTAGAGCTCTAGCCTTTCCGGCGCCCTAGGCAAGATTGTTGGTTGAGGGGGTACTAGAGATTGCGAACGCAGACCCATttggcaacccccccccccccccccccaccccccagacgCAGATATTTTGTTTCCTACGTCTCCTTTGCCAAAAATCGTCCCTATAATACCCGGAAATCATTGTTTCCCGTCGATTTGGGAACGGTCGTAGCGCGACAGCCGTTAAACCTCTTGGGGCGTCGCCCGTTCTCCAGGATGTTCGACGTGGGCGGCCAGCGGTCGGAGAGGAAGAAGTGGATCCATTGCTTCGAGGGCGTGACCGCCATCATCTTCTGCGTGGCGCTCAGCGACTACGATCTCGTCCTGGCCGAGGACGAGGAGATGGTAAgtcacgccccgcccccccccccccccccccccacaccccctccctcttttccccCACGATGCACTCTGAAAAGAGGAAGGTCACAAACACTCAGTGCAGTCCTGAACTACTGCTAATGTCATTATATCTCACTTGTCTTTTTTGGAGAGGTTCCGGGCCTGTAGTTTCTGACTCTGGCCCTGGGGTGCCATCTTCCTGGCTCTTCCATCCAAACCCATTACTCCGTAATGGCATTATCGGGTTTAATGAACACGTGCTGGTGGTGCTCTGCGTTTTACCATTCGGGCTGTGAAAATTCAGGCTCGGCCTCTTAAGTAATCCATCAAACTCGCGAGGTCAAGCTCAGGCGGAACAGAaaccggaacattccggaatcCAGGGCCACCCACCCCTCCGCGCCCACCGAGCTCACTGAAACCACTGGGCCTCTGATGGTTGATAGGGAAAGAGAACGCTATTCAGACACGTCAAAAATGACAACCGCGGCTCACCATCTTCATACCTCCCACTCGCGACATGAGTGAGTAATATCTCTGCATGTTTTAGCCGACTGCTTGAACCATTTTCACACGTATTAGACGGTCGGGTAATTGGGCGGCTTGGCGAACGCTCGGAAgcacaaggagagagagagagaaagagagcgagcgagcaggGACTTTAAAATGGGGATTTTAAACCGACCTGCGACCGTTTCTCCCCGTGCAGAACCGGATGCACGAGAGCATGAAGCTCTTCGACAGCATCTGCAACAACAAGTGGTTCACCGACACCTccatcatcctcttcctcaacaAGAAGGACCTGTTCGAGGAGAAGATCAAGAGAAGCCCGCTGACCATCTGCTACCCGGAGTACACAGGTAAGAACCGcaccctaacacccccccctccccccttctgaAAAGGGCAAAATGTTGGGGTTAGAAGGTTCCCTCATGGAAATGAACGTATGAAATGTTATCGCAATGTCATCATGCTTTGTATTATATGGTCAAACagatataaatacaaatttgcCCATTGTGAGTGAGTTGAGTTGCTTGAGTTGAGTGAGGTGAGTTAATTGAGTGAGTGAGCTGAGTTACGTGAATGAGTGAGGTGAGTTAATTGCGTGAGTGAGGTGAGTTAATTGCGTGAgtgaagtgtgtgagtgacttgAGCGTGCGCACATGCTCTCCTGTTAAATATGCGATGGTCGTGTTCCCTCGGTCAGGGTCCAACACGTACGAGGAGGCCGCCGCTTACATCCAGTGCCAGTTTGAGGACCTGAACAAGAGGAAAGACACCAAGGAGATCTACACCCACTTCACCTGCGCCACCGACACCAAGAACGTCCAGTTCGTCTTCGACGCCGTCACCGACGTCATCATCAAGAACAACCTGAAGGACTGCGGCCTGTTCTAGAGCCCGCGCTTTTTACGGTAAGACGTCGTCGCACGGTCACCGAAtcgctgactttttttttttttttttgctagatcGAGCAACTTCCCCGAATTCCCCCCgtcacctttttttcccctataaGCCAACAATGTTACAAATTTAGTCGCTCCTCCAAATCCACTCTGGCCTCAGGTTTGTGAATTCGTTATCCGATTCTCGTCCGGTATGTATTTTTGTCGCCGCGAGAAAAATTCTGATGGAGcataaatttgaataatttatccATCTATTTCTGATGTCACGTATATTGCCCCGTCCcaaacagtgatgtcactggggAAGTAATGccctcctttccccccctgCAGAAAATGGGCTTTTTAGTAGAGGCTGCAATTCAGATGAAATGAAAACGGGACTCCAAACCTTCAGCTTCATCTTAAATGCTGTGATTGTGACAGACATGCAGAGAAAAACAACGATTTGTCGCCGTTGAAGTGCCCTCGATCGGTTTCGACGACCGTCCCCGACGCCATTTTGTCCGCTCGCCATCAAACTAACCGCGCACTTCTCTGTTTCACACAGGAGCTGAAGAGACCAACTCGACCTGcatttcttgggggggggggggggggggatcaacATGCGTAAGGAAAATTGACCAATCACGGACCAGTACTGTACTATACACCGGTTTTATAggtttatttatgtgttttttgttttctctttttattttaattttttttggacATTAGAAAACTTTGTATAGGATGTTGTATAGTAACTCTTGTAACTGTTGttggctccctccctccctcaaatattttttaaggaaattttaatttttgtttaggttttttttttttttgtttttttccccc harbors:
- the gnai1 gene encoding guanine nucleotide-binding protein G(i) subunit alpha-1, whose translation is MGCTLSTEDKAAVERSKMIDRNLRDDGEKAAREVKLLLLGAGESGKSTIVKQMKIIHEAGYSEEECKQYKAVVYSNTIQSIIAIIRAMGRLKIDFSDPARADDARQLFVLAGSAEEGFMTAELAGVIKRLWKDGGVQACFARSREYQLNDSAAYYLNDLDRISHATYIPTQQDVLRTRVKTTGIVETHFTFKDLHFKMFDVGGQRSERKKWIHCFEGVTAIIFCVALSDYDLVLAEDEEMNRMHESMKLFDSICNNKWFTDTSIILFLNKKDLFEEKIKRSPLTICYPEYTGSNTYEEAAAYIQCQFEDLNKRKDTKEIYTHFTCATDTKNVQFVFDAVTDVIIKNNLKDCGLF